Proteins from a genomic interval of Halopseudomonas litoralis:
- a CDS encoding patatin-like phospholipase family protein — protein MEARPYKEDCLALILSGGGARAAYQVGVMAGIAELTPQATPNLFPIICGTSAGAINALALATHAGNLHSAVDSMLEVWSGFRSHHVMRTDWPGLMAQAWRWSRTNLLGGSGGRTTALLDNRPLRDLLEKRMRFGCIEEALQAGQLRAISVSAFDYKASQSVYFYQGRDRITPWQRHRRIGVQTRLGLDHLMASTAIPLLFPPVLLNRSWFGDGAVRQQSPLSPALHLGANKVLVIGVTHHGSQLPAGGQPGPVLNTPAPPSLAQLGGHMLHSVFIDNLETDLEQLERMNRLAAYQPFAMRSGVKGVRHVDVLVISPSEPVDLIAARHRAALPAGLRLFLRGSGATRTSGSDLLSYLLFEAEYCNELIALGRRDALARADDLRRFLDIPAPA, from the coding sequence ATGGAAGCCAGGCCGTACAAGGAGGATTGTCTGGCGCTGATTCTATCCGGCGGCGGTGCGCGCGCGGCTTATCAGGTCGGCGTCATGGCGGGTATCGCGGAACTGACGCCGCAAGCCACACCGAATCTGTTTCCCATCATCTGTGGCACCTCGGCTGGCGCAATCAACGCTCTGGCACTGGCTACCCATGCCGGCAATCTGCATTCCGCGGTGGACAGCATGTTGGAGGTCTGGTCTGGGTTTCGCAGTCATCATGTGATGCGTACCGACTGGCCGGGGTTGATGGCACAGGCCTGGCGCTGGAGCCGTACCAATCTGCTGGGTGGTTCCGGCGGGCGGACCACGGCGCTGCTGGACAACCGCCCGCTGCGGGACTTGCTGGAAAAGCGCATGCGCTTCGGTTGCATCGAAGAGGCATTGCAGGCTGGGCAACTGCGCGCGATATCGGTCAGCGCCTTCGATTACAAGGCCTCGCAGTCGGTGTATTTCTATCAGGGCCGTGACCGCATCACGCCTTGGCAGCGCCACCGGCGCATCGGCGTGCAGACACGGTTGGGGCTGGATCATCTGATGGCCTCTACGGCTATTCCCTTACTGTTCCCACCGGTATTGCTCAACCGCAGCTGGTTTGGCGATGGTGCAGTGCGTCAGCAATCGCCGTTGAGTCCGGCGCTGCACCTGGGGGCCAACAAGGTGCTGGTAATCGGGGTGACGCATCACGGCTCGCAACTGCCGGCTGGTGGGCAACCCGGACCGGTGTTGAACACGCCTGCGCCGCCAAGCCTGGCGCAACTGGGCGGGCATATGTTGCACAGCGTCTTCATCGACAACCTGGAAACCGATCTGGAGCAGTTGGAGAGGATGAACCGGTTGGCAGCCTATCAGCCGTTTGCCATGCGCAGTGGCGTCAAGGGTGTGCGCCACGTGGATGTGCTGGTAATCTCGCCCAGCGAGCCGGTGGACCTGATCGCAGCCCGCCACCGAGCGGCGTTGCCGGCCGGGTTACGGCTGTTTCTACGCGGCAGCGGCGCCACCCGCACCTCGGGCAGCGACCTGCTGAGTTACCTGTTGTTCGAGGCCGAATACTGCAACGAGCTGATCGCCCTGGGCCGCCGTGATGCGCTGGCCCGAGCGGATGACCTGCGGCGCTTTCTGGATATCCCTGCTCCCGCCTGA
- a CDS encoding lipid A biosynthesis lauroyl acyltransferase: MSRPGFKSALLHPRYWPMWFGLGLLWLTIRLPYRVLLGLGRLVGWSMYHLMRERREIARINLELCFPQWSQAQRERVLRENFASNGIALFEMAMAWWWPPQRLAKLARIEGMEHLQQAAAAGQGVVLMSLHFTTLEIGAALLGQQVTIDGMYREHKNAAFDYVQRRGRERHNADAIAVEREDVRSMLKSLRKGRGIWYAPDQDYGRKASVFVPLFGITAATVTATATFARLGKARVVPFTQTRLPDAQGYLLKVHPPLEDFPMGDEAVDALRINQWVEQQIEQQPEQYMWVHRRFKTRPEGEARPYPERQRKRRKRRAD, translated from the coding sequence ATGTCTCGTCCCGGTTTCAAATCTGCACTGCTGCATCCACGCTACTGGCCCATGTGGTTCGGGCTTGGTCTGTTATGGTTGACGATCCGTTTGCCCTATCGGGTATTGCTGGGCCTGGGTCGGCTGGTCGGCTGGAGTATGTATCATCTGATGCGCGAGCGTCGGGAGATTGCCCGGATCAACCTCGAGCTGTGTTTTCCGCAGTGGAGCCAGGCGCAGCGTGAACGGGTACTGCGGGAGAATTTTGCTTCCAACGGCATTGCCCTGTTCGAGATGGCGATGGCCTGGTGGTGGCCGCCGCAACGCCTGGCGAAGCTGGCCCGGATTGAAGGGATGGAGCATTTGCAACAAGCTGCCGCTGCAGGGCAGGGCGTGGTGTTGATGTCGCTGCACTTTACCACCCTGGAGATCGGGGCAGCGCTGCTCGGCCAGCAAGTGACTATTGATGGCATGTACCGCGAGCACAAGAACGCGGCCTTTGACTATGTACAGCGTCGCGGTCGCGAGCGACACAATGCCGATGCCATTGCCGTGGAGCGCGAAGACGTCCGCAGCATGCTCAAATCGCTGCGCAAGGGTCGTGGTATCTGGTACGCCCCGGATCAGGATTACGGTCGCAAGGCCAGTGTATTCGTCCCGCTATTCGGGATCACCGCCGCCACCGTCACTGCCACGGCGACTTTTGCCCGGCTGGGCAAGGCTCGGGTAGTGCCCTTTACCCAGACGCGTCTGCCCGACGCCCAGGGTTATCTGCTCAAGGTGCACCCGCCACTGGAAGACTTTCCAATGGGTGACGAAGCAGTCGATGCGCTGCGCATCAACCAATGGGTCGAGCAGCAGATCGAACAGCAGCCGGAGCAGTACATGTGGGTGCACCGGCGCTTCAAGACCCGCCCCGAGGGCGAGGCGCGCCCCTATCCCGAACGCCAGCGCAAGCGCCGCAAGCGGAGAGCTGACTGA
- the minC gene encoding septum site-determining protein MinC, translating to MTSETNLDLLNNDPVFHLKGGMLTMTVVELVRQAPERFAMQLAEKVEQAPNFFQDTPVLISLEKLDASMDIAGLIALLRICRDHGLQPVALRGAEQFRPLAQQASLVLLPPGRGRDKIIETPEPAPQAVAQQAEEAQAPAAATPQPAESTPSRVITEPVRSGQQVYARGGDLIVLAPVSAGSELLADGHIHVYGPLRGRALAGVRGDTQARIFCQSLEAELVSIAGQYKVAEDLRRQQWKEAVQVSLEGDILKIAAL from the coding sequence ATGACTTCTGAAACAAATCTGGACCTGCTCAACAACGACCCCGTCTTTCATCTGAAGGGCGGCATGCTGACCATGACCGTGGTGGAGTTGGTGCGTCAGGCCCCTGAACGCTTCGCCATGCAACTGGCCGAAAAGGTCGAACAGGCACCGAATTTTTTCCAGGACACGCCGGTGCTGATCAGTCTGGAAAAACTGGATGCCAGCATGGACATCGCCGGACTGATCGCCCTGTTGCGGATCTGCCGGGACCATGGACTGCAACCCGTAGCGCTGCGCGGCGCGGAACAGTTCCGCCCGCTGGCGCAGCAAGCCAGCCTGGTGCTGCTACCCCCAGGTCGCGGTCGCGACAAAATCATCGAGACCCCGGAACCTGCGCCGCAAGCTGTTGCCCAACAGGCGGAGGAAGCTCAGGCGCCAGCGGCGGCAACACCCCAGCCAGCAGAAAGCACACCGAGCAGAGTTATTACCGAACCGGTACGCTCAGGCCAGCAGGTCTACGCCCGTGGCGGCGACCTGATAGTGCTGGCCCCGGTCAGTGCCGGCTCGGAGCTGTTGGCTGATGGTCACATCCACGTTTATGGCCCGCTGCGCGGCAGAGCGCTGGCTGGGGTGCGGGGGGATACGCAGGCACGCATTTTCTGCCAGTCGCTGGAAGCCGAGCTGGTCTCGATAGCAGGACAGTACAAGGTGGCGGAAGACTTGCGACGACAGCAATGGAAAGAAGCGGTTCAAGTCTCGCTTGAAGGTGACATCTTGAAGATAGCAGCCCTTTGA
- the minD gene encoding septum site-determining protein MinD, giving the protein MAKILVITSGKGGVGKTTTSAAIGTGLALRGYKTVIVDFDVGLRNLDLIMGCERRVVYDFVNLINGDSNLNQTLIKDKRSDNLYILPASQTRDKDALTLDGVQGVLDQLKETFDFIVCDSPAGIEKGAHLAMYFADEAIVVTNPEVSSVRDSDRMLGLLSSKSRLSEQGEKIKEHLLLTRYSPQRVENGEMLSVSDVEDILSIPLLGVIPESQAVLKASNQGIPVIMDDKSDAGQAYSDAVERLLGEEVPHRFLEAQKKGLLKRLFGG; this is encoded by the coding sequence TTGGCAAAGATCCTAGTCATCACCTCAGGCAAAGGGGGCGTTGGTAAAACCACCACCAGTGCCGCCATCGGTACCGGACTCGCTCTGCGTGGCTATAAGACGGTCATCGTCGATTTCGACGTCGGTCTGCGTAACCTCGACCTGATCATGGGTTGCGAGCGTCGCGTCGTCTATGACTTCGTCAACCTGATCAACGGCGATTCGAACCTCAATCAGACGCTGATCAAGGACAAGCGCTCGGACAACCTGTACATCCTTCCTGCGTCCCAGACGCGTGATAAGGACGCACTGACGCTCGATGGCGTGCAAGGTGTACTTGATCAGCTCAAGGAAACCTTCGACTTCATCGTCTGCGACTCCCCCGCCGGCATCGAGAAAGGCGCGCATCTGGCGATGTATTTTGCCGATGAAGCCATCGTCGTGACCAACCCGGAAGTGTCCTCGGTGCGCGACTCCGATCGCATGCTCGGCCTGCTGTCGAGCAAATCCCGCCTTTCCGAACAGGGCGAGAAGATCAAGGAACATCTGCTGCTGACCCGCTACAGCCCGCAGCGCGTGGAAAACGGCGAAATGCTCTCGGTCAGCGACGTCGAAGATATCCTGTCGATTCCGCTGCTGGGCGTCATTCCCGAGTCCCAGGCTGTACTCAAGGCATCCAACCAGGGTATCCCGGTGATCATGGACGACAAGAGTGATGCCGGTCAGGCTTACAGTGATGCCGTCGAACGCCTGCTTGGCGAAGAAGTGCCCCATCGCTTCCTCGAAGCTCAGAAGAAAGGGCTGCTCAAGCGCCTGTTCGGAGGATGA
- the minE gene encoding cell division topological specificity factor MinE, with product MSLFDYFSRKKKQDSAASVAKERLQIIVAHERGQRSQPDYLPQLQQEIIDVISKYVPIDRDQVHVALDNQDDCSILELNITLPER from the coding sequence ATGAGCCTTTTCGATTATTTCAGCCGCAAGAAGAAACAGGATTCTGCGGCCTCCGTAGCCAAGGAACGTCTGCAGATCATTGTTGCCCACGAACGCGGGCAGCGCAGTCAGCCTGACTACCTGCCGCAACTGCAGCAGGAAATCATCGATGTGATCAGCAAATACGTGCCGATCGACCGAGATCAGGTGCATGTCGCTCTGGATAATCAGGATGACTGCTCGATTCTGGAACTCAACATCACCCTGCCCGAACGCTGA
- a CDS encoding RluA family pseudouridine synthase, which yields MPLTHIGILHEDPAFLIVNKPTLLLSVPGRAEDNKDCLITRLQENGYPEARIVHRLDWETSGILVIARDPYSHRALSRQFQDRETGKTYIALCWGQPQTDAGHIDLPLRYDPPNKPRHIVDHELGKSAQTFWRVTERNGDHCRVELTPITGRSHQLRVHMLSIGHPLLGDQLYAHGAALAACPRLALHAARLEINHPQTGERMAFDCPAPF from the coding sequence ATGCCCCTGACTCATATCGGTATCCTCCATGAGGATCCGGCTTTTCTGATCGTCAACAAACCTACCCTCTTGCTGTCCGTCCCCGGCCGCGCCGAAGACAACAAGGACTGCCTGATCACCCGCCTGCAGGAAAACGGTTATCCGGAAGCGCGCATCGTGCACCGGCTGGATTGGGAAACCTCCGGCATCCTGGTCATCGCCCGTGACCCGTACAGTCATCGCGCGTTGTCGCGCCAGTTTCAGGACCGCGAAACCGGAAAGACCTACATTGCCCTGTGTTGGGGGCAGCCGCAGACAGACGCCGGGCATATCGACCTGCCACTGCGTTATGATCCCCCCAACAAGCCACGGCATATCGTCGATCATGAGCTGGGTAAATCGGCGCAGACTTTCTGGCGCGTGACCGAGCGCAATGGCGACCACTGCCGGGTCGAGTTGACACCGATCACCGGGCGGTCGCATCAATTGCGCGTGCACATGCTGAGTATTGGCCACCCGCTGCTGGGGGATCAGTTGTACGCCCACGGCGCAGCGCTGGCCGCCTGCCCGCGCTTGGCCCTGCATGCCGCCCGGCTGGAGATAAATCACCCGCAGACGGGCGAGCGCATGGCCTTCGACTGCCCTGCCCCCTTCTGA
- a CDS encoding M18 family aminopeptidase gives MSLNNASQDLADFIQASPTPFHAAQSLAERLRAAGYQQLDERDEWVLDDDGRYFVLRNQSSLIAFSLGQLETLQSAGLRMIGAHTDSPCLRVKPQPERNRHGLWQLGVEVYGGALLAPWFDRDLSLAGRVTCRDGSGQLHNLLIDFKRPIAIIPSLAIHLNRDVNSGFAVNAQTDLPPVLAHSIEPGRDLRALLASEVTTQYPEREPMQVLDYELSFYDTQPPAVLGLDNDFLAAARLDNLLSCHAGLTALLNSDADQACLLVCTDHEEVGSSSACGADGPFLEDVLKRLLPDEIERIRAIQRSVLVSADNAHAIHPNYADRHDGNHGPQLNAGPVIKINSNQRYATTSETAALFRHLCQQVDVPVQSFVVRSDMGCGSTIGPITSSRLGVRTVDIGAPTFAMHSIRELAGCRDVEYLITVLTAFCNCSEV, from the coding sequence ATGTCACTCAACAACGCCAGCCAGGATCTTGCTGACTTCATCCAGGCTTCGCCTACTCCCTTTCATGCGGCCCAGAGCCTGGCCGAACGCCTGCGTGCCGCTGGCTATCAGCAGCTGGATGAGCGCGATGAATGGGTACTGGATGACGATGGTCGTTATTTTGTCCTGCGCAACCAGTCATCGCTGATCGCCTTCAGTCTCGGTCAGCTGGAAACACTACAGAGCGCCGGCCTGCGGATGATCGGTGCCCACACCGACAGTCCCTGCCTGCGGGTCAAGCCGCAGCCGGAACGGAATCGCCATGGTTTGTGGCAGCTGGGCGTGGAAGTCTATGGCGGCGCCCTGCTCGCACCCTGGTTCGATCGCGACCTGTCACTGGCGGGCCGAGTCACCTGCCGCGACGGCAGCGGTCAGTTGCACAATCTGCTGATCGATTTCAAACGCCCGATCGCCATCATCCCCAGCCTGGCCATCCACCTCAACCGCGACGTCAACAGCGGTTTTGCAGTGAATGCCCAGACCGATCTGCCGCCGGTGCTGGCACACAGCATTGAGCCCGGCCGCGACCTGCGCGCGCTGCTTGCCAGCGAAGTGACCACGCAATATCCCGAACGCGAGCCGATGCAGGTGCTGGATTACGAACTGAGCTTCTATGACACCCAGCCGCCAGCTGTCCTGGGGCTGGATAATGATTTTCTCGCCGCTGCGAGACTGGACAACCTGCTGTCCTGCCATGCCGGACTGACGGCGCTGTTGAACAGCGATGCTGATCAGGCCTGTCTGCTGGTCTGTACAGACCATGAAGAAGTCGGCTCCAGCTCTGCCTGCGGCGCCGACGGGCCCTTCCTTGAGGATGTGCTCAAGCGTCTGCTGCCGGATGAGATCGAACGCATTCGCGCCATTCAGCGCTCAGTACTGGTCTCGGCGGATAACGCCCACGCCATCCATCCCAACTATGCTGACCGCCACGACGGCAACCACGGCCCGCAGCTCAATGCCGGGCCGGTCATCAAGATCAACAGCAACCAGCGCTATGCCACCACCAGCGAAACCGCTGCACTGTTCCGGCACCTGTGTCAGCAGGTGGATGTGCCGGTGCAGAGCTTTGTCGTGCGCAGCGACATGGGCTGCGGCAGCACCATAGGCCCGATCACCTCCAGCCGACTGGGCGTACGCACCGTGGACATAGGCGCTCCCACCTTCGCCATGCACTCGATCCGGGAGCTGGCCGGTTGTCGCGATGTGGAGTATCTGATCACGGTGCTGACGGCGTTCTGTAACTGTTCGGAGGTGTAA
- a CDS encoding NAD(P)H-quinone oxidoreductase has translation MRGLQAEGGVLSWRTEAAAALAPGQVRVRIHAAGINRADLLQKAGNYPPPPGATDILGLECAGEVIEVCGQTRWAVGDRVCALLAGGGMADEVVVDARHLLPVPRGMGWADAAAIPEVFTTAWLNVFELGAARPGEKVLIHAGASGVGTAAIQLCKAFGNPCWVTLGSQEKLDTCKALGAEGGVLRHEGISALQADGPFDVALDPVGANYAPEHLDLLALDGRWVMIGLMGGRKAELDLAKVLVKRLQLTGSTLRTRSADYKAELLSRMEGQLWPLFESGQLKPLVAKTYSFDQAQEAFAELARDQIVGKIVLVASEADA, from the coding sequence GTGAGAGGATTGCAAGCTGAAGGCGGGGTACTGAGCTGGCGTACAGAGGCTGCTGCAGCGCTCGCACCGGGGCAGGTCAGGGTGCGTATCCACGCTGCAGGAATCAACCGCGCAGACCTGTTGCAGAAGGCTGGGAATTATCCACCGCCGCCGGGCGCTACCGATATTCTGGGGCTGGAATGCGCCGGTGAAGTCATTGAGGTTTGTGGTCAAACCCGATGGGCGGTAGGTGATCGAGTCTGTGCTCTGCTGGCAGGCGGCGGTATGGCCGATGAAGTAGTGGTTGATGCGCGCCATCTGCTGCCGGTACCCCGGGGTATGGGTTGGGCGGACGCGGCGGCTATTCCCGAGGTGTTCACCACTGCCTGGTTGAACGTGTTCGAATTGGGCGCAGCCCGACCCGGTGAGAAGGTGCTGATTCATGCCGGTGCCAGCGGTGTGGGCACCGCTGCGATCCAGTTGTGCAAAGCCTTCGGCAATCCCTGCTGGGTGACCTTGGGTAGTCAGGAGAAGCTGGACACCTGCAAGGCGCTGGGTGCTGAGGGCGGTGTCCTGCGCCATGAAGGCATCAGCGCTCTGCAGGCTGACGGTCCTTTTGATGTGGCGCTTGATCCGGTAGGGGCCAACTACGCACCGGAGCATCTCGACCTGCTGGCACTGGATGGCCGTTGGGTGATGATCGGCTTGATGGGCGGACGCAAGGCCGAGCTGGACCTGGCCAAGGTGCTGGTCAAGCGCCTGCAACTGACCGGCTCGACCCTGCGCACCCGCAGTGCCGACTATAAGGCAGAGTTGCTGTCGCGCATGGAAGGGCAACTCTGGCCGCTGTTCGAATCAGGACAATTGAAACCCCTGGTGGCGAAGACCTATTCCTTTGATCAGGCGCAAGAGGCTTTTGCCGAACTGGCCAGGGATCAGATTGTGGGCAAGATTGTGTTGGTGGCCAGCGAGGCAGATGCCTGA
- a CDS encoding carboxy terminal-processing peptidase yields the protein MTVSNILRKSCVIALLSIGASAFAAETANSAMPIFDLESLQPTREQMIASLNTVELLRRHHYNRISLDDALSSEIFDTYLRQLDPQRSLFTAADIDTFEEYRHQLDDLLLKGDLSIGFAMHTRQIQRADQRMIYAQQLLREGIGTLDFDSDQNILIDREEADWPTDDKALHTLWRQQIKDEVLRLKLAGREQDAIQDLLEKRYHNAQKRLYQTRSEDIFQNYINALAQVYDPHTQYLSPDNAENFDINMSLSLEGIGAVLQSDNDHTKIVRLVPAGPAEKSKQLAPADRIIGVAQSKGEMIDVVGWRLDEVVKLIRGPKGSTVRLEVIPASNPPSDMTSREVALVREAVKLEDQAAKSSVLEFNEQGNDYRIGVIEVPGFYIDFKAYRRGDPDYRSTTRDVRRLLSDLQEQQVDGIVLDLRNNGGGSLQEATELTGLFIDQGPTVLVRDSKGDVQVLDDPEAGVTYSGPMAVIVNRLSASASEIFAGAMQDYGRALVIGEPTFGKGTVQSIQPLNHGELKFTLAKFYRVSGQSTQNRGVVPDISYPSLLETVEIGESSLPRALPWDTIPAARYEPDSKLDKYIPLLTDKHKARAADDPEFAYTLARIDLNRSMQERKYLPLNEARRRAEQKDFEDKLLAMENTRRKALGEELLTALDKEDPLMDGTGIPSPMAEEEVEDQDDPFLAETGHILIDLLELRRQVAQAG from the coding sequence ATGACAGTTTCCAACATCCTGCGCAAGTCCTGTGTAATTGCCCTGCTGAGCATCGGCGCCAGCGCCTTCGCTGCAGAGACAGCCAACAGCGCAATGCCGATATTCGATCTGGAGAGTCTGCAACCGACCCGCGAACAGATGATTGCCAGCCTCAACACCGTTGAGCTGCTGCGCCGTCATCACTACAACCGCATCAGCCTGGATGACGCCCTGTCCAGTGAAATATTCGATACCTATCTGCGCCAGCTCGACCCCCAGCGCAGCCTGTTTACCGCCGCGGATATCGATACCTTTGAAGAGTACCGTCATCAACTCGATGATCTGCTGCTCAAAGGTGATTTGAGCATCGGTTTTGCCATGCACACCCGGCAGATCCAGCGTGCCGATCAGCGCATGATCTATGCACAGCAACTATTGCGCGAAGGCATCGGTACGCTCGACTTCGACAGCGATCAGAATATCCTGATTGATCGGGAAGAGGCCGACTGGCCCACCGATGACAAGGCTCTGCATACCCTCTGGCGCCAGCAGATCAAGGATGAGGTGCTGCGCCTGAAACTTGCCGGGCGTGAGCAGGACGCGATTCAGGATCTGCTGGAGAAGCGCTACCACAACGCGCAGAAACGTCTGTATCAGACCCGCAGCGAAGATATCTTCCAGAACTACATCAATGCCCTGGCCCAGGTTTATGACCCGCACACCCAGTATCTGTCGCCGGACAACGCGGAAAACTTCGACATCAACATGAGCCTGTCGCTGGAAGGCATTGGCGCCGTCCTGCAGAGCGACAACGACCACACCAAGATCGTGCGTCTGGTTCCTGCCGGCCCGGCGGAGAAAAGCAAGCAGCTGGCACCAGCAGACCGCATCATCGGCGTAGCCCAGTCCAAGGGCGAGATGATCGACGTTGTCGGTTGGCGTCTGGATGAAGTGGTCAAACTGATCCGTGGCCCCAAGGGCTCGACTGTACGCCTGGAAGTCATTCCAGCCAGCAACCCGCCGAGCGACATGACCAGCCGCGAAGTCGCGCTGGTACGCGAAGCGGTGAAGTTGGAGGACCAGGCAGCCAAATCCTCGGTGCTGGAGTTCAACGAACAGGGCAATGACTACCGCATCGGCGTCATCGAAGTCCCCGGCTTCTATATCGATTTCAAAGCCTACCGCCGCGGCGATCCTGATTACCGCAGCACCACGCGTGACGTACGCCGCCTGCTCAGTGACCTGCAGGAGCAGCAGGTGGATGGCATAGTGCTGGACCTGCGCAATAACGGCGGTGGCTCGCTGCAGGAGGCCACTGAACTGACCGGCCTGTTCATCGACCAGGGCCCCACGGTACTGGTTCGCGATAGCAAGGGTGATGTGCAGGTATTGGACGACCCGGAAGCCGGCGTGACCTACAGCGGTCCCATGGCGGTCATCGTCAACCGTTTGTCCGCCTCGGCCTCGGAGATCTTTGCCGGCGCCATGCAGGATTATGGTCGCGCACTGGTCATTGGTGAGCCGACCTTCGGCAAGGGCACCGTGCAGTCGATTCAGCCGTTGAACCATGGTGAGCTGAAGTTCACTCTGGCGAAGTTCTATCGGGTTTCCGGTCAAAGCACCCAGAACCGCGGCGTAGTGCCTGATATCTCCTATCCCTCCCTGCTGGAGACGGTGGAGATCGGCGAAAGCAGCCTGCCCCGCGCCCTGCCGTGGGATACCATCCCGGCAGCTCGCTATGAGCCCGACAGCAAACTCGACAAGTACATACCGCTGCTGACCGACAAACACAAGGCGCGCGCCGCCGATGATCCGGAGTTTGCCTACACCCTGGCGCGGATCGACCTGAACCGCAGCATGCAGGAACGCAAGTATCTGCCGCTGAACGAAGCCCGCCGTCGCGCCGAGCAAAAGGATTTCGAAGACAAGTTGCTGGCAATGGAAAACACCCGGCGCAAGGCTCTGGGCGAGGAGCTGCTGACTGCGCTGGACAAGGAGGACCCGCTGATGGACGGCACCGGCATCCCCTCCCCCATGGCAGAAGAGGAAGTCGAGGATCAGGACGATCCGTTCCTGGCCGAAACCGGGCATATCCTCATTGACCTGCTGGAACTCAGGCGCCAGGTCGCCCAGGCCGGCTGA
- a CDS encoding FKBP-type peptidyl-prolyl cis-trans isomerase, translated as MKRNLLAASIALSVITLVGCSEKEPELTTPIQQASYGIGLNMGQSLLQDGLDDIDTQALALGMEDALSGTEARVEEADLMAAFAELQTRAEERATNLNTETLEANTAFLAENAEREGVITTESGLQYEVIESGAADGAQPQASDVVSVHYEGKLTDGTVFDSSLSRGEPVDLPVGGVIPGWVEALQMMRVGDKWKVTVPSDLAYGAGSPSPIIPANSILVFEMELLGIQQDEE; from the coding sequence ATGAAGCGGAATCTGCTGGCAGCGAGTATTGCACTCAGCGTTATCACTTTGGTGGGTTGCAGTGAAAAGGAACCCGAACTCACCACCCCCATCCAGCAGGCCTCCTATGGTATCGGTCTGAATATGGGGCAGAGCCTGTTGCAGGACGGACTGGACGATATCGATACCCAGGCACTGGCATTGGGCATGGAAGATGCTCTGTCTGGTACTGAAGCACGCGTCGAAGAGGCCGATCTGATGGCGGCGTTTGCAGAACTGCAAACCCGCGCCGAAGAGCGCGCGACCAACCTCAATACTGAAACCCTGGAAGCCAATACAGCATTCCTGGCTGAGAACGCCGAGCGTGAGGGCGTGATCACCACGGAATCCGGTTTGCAGTATGAAGTGATCGAATCCGGCGCTGCCGACGGCGCTCAGCCGCAGGCCAGCGATGTGGTTTCGGTACATTACGAAGGCAAGCTCACCGATGGCACCGTCTTCGACAGCTCCCTCAGTCGTGGCGAGCCGGTCGATCTGCCGGTCGGCGGTGTGATTCCGGGCTGGGTCGAGGCATTGCAGATGATGCGTGTCGGTGACAAGTGGAAAGTCACGGTGCCCAGCGATCTGGCCTACGGTGCCGGTAGCCCGAGCCCGATCATTCCGGCGAACTCCATTCTGGTGTTCGAAATGGAACTGCTGGGCATTCAGCAGGACGAGGAATAA
- a CDS encoding con-10 family general stress protein, with the protein MTQRKGGKGNFAENPQRASEAGRKGGQASGGNFKNNPQRAAEAGRKGGQQSRRT; encoded by the coding sequence ATGACTCAACGTAAAGGTGGTAAAGGCAACTTCGCCGAGAATCCGCAACGTGCATCGGAAGCCGGAAGAAAGGGCGGTCAAGCCAGTGGTGGCAACTTCAAGAATAATCCGCAGCGTGCTGCGGAGGCTGGACGCAAGGGTGGTCAGCAAAGTAGACGCACCTGA
- a CDS encoding CinA family protein, which yields MQSLQQTVDFLKRNNLILATAESCTAGLIASLVADISGSGAVMECGYVVYAVRAKRDMLGVNLQTIDTYGLTSEEVAREMALGALQRCGAEVTLANTGLAEAEGPMDGVVCFACAMMVAGEQRVLSETCKFDGERNAVREQAARHALLSLDRYVNDLRNPAVQPR from the coding sequence ATGCAGAGCCTGCAGCAGACAGTGGATTTTCTCAAACGCAACAACCTGATTCTGGCGACGGCCGAGTCCTGCACCGCGGGGCTTATTGCCTCGCTGGTGGCGGATATTTCCGGCAGCGGGGCGGTTATGGAATGTGGTTATGTGGTTTATGCCGTACGCGCCAAACGTGACATGCTAGGCGTCAATCTACAAACCATTGACACCTACGGCCTGACCAGCGAAGAGGTCGCCCGGGAGATGGCCCTGGGCGCGTTGCAGCGCTGCGGCGCGGAGGTGACGCTGGCCAATACCGGACTGGCCGAAGCTGAGGGTCCGATGGATGGTGTGGTCTGCTTCGCCTGTGCCATGATGGTTGCCGGTGAACAACGCGTGCTCAGTGAAACCTGCAAATTCGATGGCGAGCGCAATGCGGTGCGTGAACAGGCCGCTCGCCACGCCTTGTTGTCACTTGATCGGTACGTTAATGATCTGCGTAATCCTGCTGTGCAGCCGCGCTGA